One genomic segment of Vespa crabro chromosome 3, iyVesCrab1.2, whole genome shotgun sequence includes these proteins:
- the LOC124422443 gene encoding cytosolic purine 5'-nucleotidase isoform X13 yields MIQADPSYDVENMGTISMMARKIAANRIFVNRSLHLENIKFYGFDMDYTLAEYKSPQYEQLGFNLLKDRLVSLGYPQEIKAFEYDPSFPVRGLWFDTLYGNLLKVDAYGNILVCVHGFEFLKHSQVYELYPNKFLQLDESRVYVLNTLFNLPETYLLACLIDFFTNSPQYTREKTGVKEGELTMSFKSIFQDVRNAVDWIHLHGNLKSKTIENLDEYVKKDERLPMFLTRIRESGAKLFLLTNSDYVFTDKIMTYLFDFSHGARPDEPHRNWKTYFDTIVVDARKPLFFGEGTILRQVDTKTGALKLGTHKGPLHTGEVYSGGSCDVFTELIGAKGKDVLYVGDHIFGDILKSKKIRGWRTFLIVPELVQELHVWTDKCQLFAELQNLDVMLGEMYKNLDSSTKEKPDISKLRASIRDVTHKMDLAYGMMGSLFRSGSRQTFFSSQVVRYADLYAATFLNLIYYPFSYMFRAPAMLMPHESTVAHEQRFVMETPMISRSRTFKLSEEEEEQNRLTAKAMYMDHLNSQIPHARPETPRNVTHTHDEDCSDEDSDSQKQGNCTKACSKNLNCN; encoded by the exons ATGATTCAAGCTGATCCATCATATGACGTAGAGAATATGGGAACTATTAGCATGATGGCTAGAAAAATTGCTGCAAATAG GATTTTTGTTAACCGTAGTCttcatttagaaaatattaaattttatggaTTTGACATGGATTATACACTGGCGG AATATAAATCTCCGCAATATGAGCAGCTTGGATTTAATCTCTTAAAAGATCGTTTAGTATCTTTGGGATATCCACAAGAAATTAAAGCATTTGAATATGATCCTAGTTTTCCGGTACGAGGCCTATGGTTTGATACTCTTTACGGAAACTTATTGAAGGTTGATGCCTATGGGAATATTTTAGTCTGTGTACAtggatttgaatttttaaaaca CTCTCAGGTTTATGAACTCTATCCAAATAAGTTTTTACAACTAGACGAATCAAGAGTCTATGTTTTGAATACACTGTTCAATTTACCAGAGACTTATCTATTAGCATGCCTCATAGATTTCTTCACGAATTCTCCGCAATATACTAGAGAAAAGACTGGAGTTAAAGAAGGTGAACTTACTATGAGTTTTAAAAGCATTTTCCAAGATGTAAGAAATGCCGTTGACTGGATTCACTTGCATGGAAATTTAAAAAGTAAGACTATAGAAAACTTGGACGAATATGTCAAAAAAGATGAACGGCTTCCAATGTTTCTTACACGTATTAGAGAAAGCGGTGCAAAACTATTTTTGCTAACAAATAGTGATTATGTTTTTACCGATAAAATAATGACCTATTTGTTTGATTTTTCACATGGTGCAAGG CCTGACGAACCACATCGAAATTGGAAAACATATTTTGATACTATTGTTGTTGACGCCAGAAAGCCATTATTTTTTGGAGAAGGTACAATCTTGCGACAGGTAGATACTAAAACTGGTGCTTTAAAACTTGGAACACATAAAGGCCCTCTTCATACAG GTGAAGTCTATTCAGGAGGATCGTGCGATGTTTTCACAGAATTAATCGGCGCGAAAGGTAAAGATGTATTGTACGTCGGAGATCATATATTTGGTGATATTTTgaagagtaaaaaaattaGAGGATGGAGGACATTTTTAATAGTGCCAGAATTAGTTCAGGAATTACATGTATGGACAGACAAATGTCAATTGTTCGCAGAATTACAAAATTTGGATGTAATGCTAGGAGAGATGTACAA aaactTGGATAGTAGCACAAAGGAAAAGCCAGATATATCTAAACTTCGAGCTTCCATAAGAGATGTCACGCACAAAATGGATTTAGCATATGGTATGATGGGATCATTATTTCGTAGCGGAAGTAGGCAGACATTTTTCAGTAGTCAAGTAGTGAGGTATGCAGATTTGTATGCTGCCACTTTCcttaatttgatttattatccATTCTCATATATGTTCAGAGCACCTGCTATGCTG aTGCCACACGAGAGTACAGTTGCTCATGAACAAAGATTTGTTATGGAAACACCTATGATCAGTCGATCAAGAACATTTAAACtttcagaagaagaagaagaacaaaatcgACTGACTGCT aaAGCTATGTATATGGATCACTTAAATAGTCAAATTCCACATGCAAGGCCTGAAACACCACGCAATGTAACACATACGCATGATGAAGACTGTAGTGATGAGGATAGTGATTCTCAAAAGCAAGGGAACTGTACTAAGGCGTGCTCAAAAAATCTTAACtgtaattaa
- the LOC124422443 gene encoding cytosolic purine 5'-nucleotidase isoform X10, whose translation MELENCNSHGDHGNVSPSTPQNDNDPTGHKKWYRQASQRIFVNRSLHLENIKFYGFDMDYTLAEYKSPQYEQLGFNLLKDRLVSLGYPQEIKAFEYDPSFPVRGLWFDTLYGNLLKVDAYGNILVCVHGFEFLKHSQVYELYPNKFLQLDESRVYVLNTLFNLPETYLLACLIDFFTNSPQYTREKTGVKEGELTMSFKSIFQDVRNAVDWIHLHGNLKSKTIENLDEYVKKDERLPMFLTRIRESGAKLFLLTNSDYVFTDKIMTYLFDFSHGARPDEPHRNWKTYFDTIVVDARKPLFFGEGTILRQVDTKTGALKLGTHKGPLHTGEVYSGGSCDVFTELIGAKGKDVLYVGDHIFGDILKSKKIRGWRTFLIVPELVQELHVWTDKCQLFAELQNLDVMLGEMYKNLDSSTKEKPDISKLRASIRDVTHKMDLAYGMMGSLFRSGSRQTFFSSQVVRYADLYAATFLNLIYYPFSYMFRAPAMLMPHESTVAHEQRFVMETPMISRSRTFKLSEEEEEQNRLTAKAMYMDHLNSQIPHARPETPRNVTHTHDEDCSDEDSDSQKQGNCTKACSKNLNCN comes from the exons GATTTTTGTTAACCGTAGTCttcatttagaaaatattaaattttatggaTTTGACATGGATTATACACTGGCGG AATATAAATCTCCGCAATATGAGCAGCTTGGATTTAATCTCTTAAAAGATCGTTTAGTATCTTTGGGATATCCACAAGAAATTAAAGCATTTGAATATGATCCTAGTTTTCCGGTACGAGGCCTATGGTTTGATACTCTTTACGGAAACTTATTGAAGGTTGATGCCTATGGGAATATTTTAGTCTGTGTACAtggatttgaatttttaaaaca CTCTCAGGTTTATGAACTCTATCCAAATAAGTTTTTACAACTAGACGAATCAAGAGTCTATGTTTTGAATACACTGTTCAATTTACCAGAGACTTATCTATTAGCATGCCTCATAGATTTCTTCACGAATTCTCCGCAATATACTAGAGAAAAGACTGGAGTTAAAGAAGGTGAACTTACTATGAGTTTTAAAAGCATTTTCCAAGATGTAAGAAATGCCGTTGACTGGATTCACTTGCATGGAAATTTAAAAAGTAAGACTATAGAAAACTTGGACGAATATGTCAAAAAAGATGAACGGCTTCCAATGTTTCTTACACGTATTAGAGAAAGCGGTGCAAAACTATTTTTGCTAACAAATAGTGATTATGTTTTTACCGATAAAATAATGACCTATTTGTTTGATTTTTCACATGGTGCAAGG CCTGACGAACCACATCGAAATTGGAAAACATATTTTGATACTATTGTTGTTGACGCCAGAAAGCCATTATTTTTTGGAGAAGGTACAATCTTGCGACAGGTAGATACTAAAACTGGTGCTTTAAAACTTGGAACACATAAAGGCCCTCTTCATACAG GTGAAGTCTATTCAGGAGGATCGTGCGATGTTTTCACAGAATTAATCGGCGCGAAAGGTAAAGATGTATTGTACGTCGGAGATCATATATTTGGTGATATTTTgaagagtaaaaaaattaGAGGATGGAGGACATTTTTAATAGTGCCAGAATTAGTTCAGGAATTACATGTATGGACAGACAAATGTCAATTGTTCGCAGAATTACAAAATTTGGATGTAATGCTAGGAGAGATGTACAA aaactTGGATAGTAGCACAAAGGAAAAGCCAGATATATCTAAACTTCGAGCTTCCATAAGAGATGTCACGCACAAAATGGATTTAGCATATGGTATGATGGGATCATTATTTCGTAGCGGAAGTAGGCAGACATTTTTCAGTAGTCAAGTAGTGAGGTATGCAGATTTGTATGCTGCCACTTTCcttaatttgatttattatccATTCTCATATATGTTCAGAGCACCTGCTATGCTG aTGCCACACGAGAGTACAGTTGCTCATGAACAAAGATTTGTTATGGAAACACCTATGATCAGTCGATCAAGAACATTTAAACtttcagaagaagaagaagaacaaaatcgACTGACTGCT aaAGCTATGTATATGGATCACTTAAATAGTCAAATTCCACATGCAAGGCCTGAAACACCACGCAATGTAACACATACGCATGATGAAGACTGTAGTGATGAGGATAGTGATTCTCAAAAGCAAGGGAACTGTACTAAGGCGTGCTCAAAAAATCTTAACtgtaattaa
- the LOC124422443 gene encoding cytosolic purine 5'-nucleotidase isoform X15, protein MDYTLAEYKSPQYEQLGFNLLKDRLVSLGYPQEIKAFEYDPSFPVRGLWFDTLYGNLLKVDAYGNILVCVHGFEFLKHSQVYELYPNKFLQLDESRVYVLNTLFNLPETYLLACLIDFFTNSPQYTREKTGVKEGELTMSFKSIFQDVRNAVDWIHLHGNLKSKTIENLDEYVKKDERLPMFLTRIRESGAKLFLLTNSDYVFTDKIMTYLFDFSHGARPDEPHRNWKTYFDTIVVDARKPLFFGEGTILRQVDTKTGALKLGTHKGPLHTGEVYSGGSCDVFTELIGAKGKDVLYVGDHIFGDILKSKKIRGWRTFLIVPELVQELHVWTDKCQLFAELQNLDVMLGEMYKNLDSSTKEKPDISKLRASIRDVTHKMDLAYGMMGSLFRSGSRQTFFSSQVVRYADLYAATFLNLIYYPFSYMFRAPAMLMPHESTVAHEQRFVMETPMISRSRTFKLSEEEEEQNRLTAKAMYMDHLNSQIPHARPETPRNVTHTHDEDCSDEDSDSQKQGNCTKACSKNLNCN, encoded by the exons ATGGATTATACACTGGCGG AATATAAATCTCCGCAATATGAGCAGCTTGGATTTAATCTCTTAAAAGATCGTTTAGTATCTTTGGGATATCCACAAGAAATTAAAGCATTTGAATATGATCCTAGTTTTCCGGTACGAGGCCTATGGTTTGATACTCTTTACGGAAACTTATTGAAGGTTGATGCCTATGGGAATATTTTAGTCTGTGTACAtggatttgaatttttaaaaca CTCTCAGGTTTATGAACTCTATCCAAATAAGTTTTTACAACTAGACGAATCAAGAGTCTATGTTTTGAATACACTGTTCAATTTACCAGAGACTTATCTATTAGCATGCCTCATAGATTTCTTCACGAATTCTCCGCAATATACTAGAGAAAAGACTGGAGTTAAAGAAGGTGAACTTACTATGAGTTTTAAAAGCATTTTCCAAGATGTAAGAAATGCCGTTGACTGGATTCACTTGCATGGAAATTTAAAAAGTAAGACTATAGAAAACTTGGACGAATATGTCAAAAAAGATGAACGGCTTCCAATGTTTCTTACACGTATTAGAGAAAGCGGTGCAAAACTATTTTTGCTAACAAATAGTGATTATGTTTTTACCGATAAAATAATGACCTATTTGTTTGATTTTTCACATGGTGCAAGG CCTGACGAACCACATCGAAATTGGAAAACATATTTTGATACTATTGTTGTTGACGCCAGAAAGCCATTATTTTTTGGAGAAGGTACAATCTTGCGACAGGTAGATACTAAAACTGGTGCTTTAAAACTTGGAACACATAAAGGCCCTCTTCATACAG GTGAAGTCTATTCAGGAGGATCGTGCGATGTTTTCACAGAATTAATCGGCGCGAAAGGTAAAGATGTATTGTACGTCGGAGATCATATATTTGGTGATATTTTgaagagtaaaaaaattaGAGGATGGAGGACATTTTTAATAGTGCCAGAATTAGTTCAGGAATTACATGTATGGACAGACAAATGTCAATTGTTCGCAGAATTACAAAATTTGGATGTAATGCTAGGAGAGATGTACAA aaactTGGATAGTAGCACAAAGGAAAAGCCAGATATATCTAAACTTCGAGCTTCCATAAGAGATGTCACGCACAAAATGGATTTAGCATATGGTATGATGGGATCATTATTTCGTAGCGGAAGTAGGCAGACATTTTTCAGTAGTCAAGTAGTGAGGTATGCAGATTTGTATGCTGCCACTTTCcttaatttgatttattatccATTCTCATATATGTTCAGAGCACCTGCTATGCTG aTGCCACACGAGAGTACAGTTGCTCATGAACAAAGATTTGTTATGGAAACACCTATGATCAGTCGATCAAGAACATTTAAACtttcagaagaagaagaagaacaaaatcgACTGACTGCT aaAGCTATGTATATGGATCACTTAAATAGTCAAATTCCACATGCAAGGCCTGAAACACCACGCAATGTAACACATACGCATGATGAAGACTGTAGTGATGAGGATAGTGATTCTCAAAAGCAAGGGAACTGTACTAAGGCGTGCTCAAAAAATCTTAACtgtaattaa